The following are encoded together in the Acidovorax sp. KKS102 genome:
- a CDS encoding polyhydroxyalkanoic acid system family protein — translation MPDIHIHREHHLGFKEARKVAFSWAEKAEEKFDMECTYEEGEKEDLLTFTRTGVKGTLLVDAHQFEMKAQLGFLLGAFKDRIEAEIGEQLDALLNAPHPSAKKPAADKKKAATDTDAGKPALKAAAKPAAKAKKA, via the coding sequence ATCTGGGTTTCAAGGAAGCCCGCAAGGTCGCCTTCTCCTGGGCCGAGAAGGCCGAAGAAAAATTCGATATGGAATGCACCTACGAAGAGGGCGAGAAGGAAGACCTGCTCACCTTCACCCGCACTGGCGTCAAAGGCACGCTGCTGGTGGATGCCCATCAGTTCGAGATGAAGGCCCAGCTGGGCTTTTTGCTGGGCGCCTTCAAGGACCGCATCGAGGCCGAGATTGGCGAACAGCTGGATGCGCTGCTCAATGCACCGCACCCCAGTGCCAAGAAGCCAGCGGCCGACAAGAAGAAAGCGGCGACAGACACGGATGCCGGCAAGCCAGCCCTCAAGGCAGCCGCCAAGCCTGCCGCCAAGGCCAAGAAGGCCTAG